In a single window of the Nocardiopsis composta genome:
- the hisD gene encoding histidinol dehydrogenase — MPTILKAPVERSAAASDGTAAQAAARIIDDVRSRGDAAVRDHSRRFDGWAPESFRLSEEQVKEIVAGVPAQVIADITEVQENVRRFAGLQRASLRELEEEVRPGVFLGQRHIPVRAVGAYIPGGRYPLTASAHMTIVTAKAAGVPRVVACTPPIRGEVPAATVAAAHLAGADEIHLLGGVQAVAAMALGTEEMGRVDLIAGPGNAYVAEAKRQLFGEVGIDLFAGPTEILVVADASADPFVAAVDLLSQAEHGPDSPAVLISTDEGVARAVIEHVERLLPDMPTRDFAGPAWRDHGQVVVVDGIEEAYRLADTFAAEHVQILTADPRRALEEMTDYGALFLGEGTCVSYGDKVIGTNHVLPTRGAARYTGGLWVGKYLKTVTYQEVRDPAASVDLGRLCGRASRVELFEGHARSGDVRAAKYAGDPLPWAPEQGAAYARGAEGRS, encoded by the coding sequence ATGCCCACCATCCTGAAAGCCCCGGTGGAGCGGTCCGCCGCGGCTTCCGACGGCACCGCGGCCCAGGCCGCGGCGCGGATCATCGACGACGTGCGGTCGCGCGGCGACGCGGCGGTGCGCGACCACTCCCGGAGGTTCGACGGCTGGGCCCCGGAGTCGTTCCGCCTCTCCGAGGAGCAGGTCAAGGAGATCGTCGCGGGGGTCCCCGCCCAGGTCATCGCGGACATCACCGAAGTCCAGGAGAACGTGCGCCGGTTCGCCGGGCTGCAGCGCGCCTCGCTGCGCGAGCTGGAGGAGGAGGTGCGGCCCGGCGTCTTCCTCGGGCAGCGGCACATCCCGGTGCGGGCCGTCGGCGCCTACATCCCCGGCGGCCGCTACCCGCTGACCGCCTCCGCGCACATGACCATCGTGACCGCCAAGGCCGCCGGGGTGCCCCGGGTGGTCGCCTGCACCCCGCCCATCCGCGGCGAGGTTCCGGCCGCCACCGTGGCCGCCGCCCACCTGGCCGGTGCGGACGAGATCCACCTGCTGGGCGGGGTCCAGGCCGTCGCCGCGATGGCCCTGGGCACCGAGGAGATGGGCCGGGTCGACCTGATCGCGGGTCCGGGCAACGCCTACGTCGCCGAAGCGAAGCGGCAGCTGTTCGGGGAGGTGGGCATCGACCTGTTCGCCGGCCCGACCGAGATCCTGGTGGTGGCGGACGCCTCGGCGGACCCGTTCGTCGCCGCGGTGGACCTGCTCAGCCAGGCCGAGCACGGGCCGGACTCGCCCGCGGTGCTGATCAGCACCGACGAGGGGGTCGCGCGCGCAGTGATCGAGCACGTCGAGCGGCTGCTGCCGGACATGCCCACCCGGGACTTCGCCGGGCCCGCCTGGCGCGACCACGGCCAGGTCGTCGTGGTCGACGGGATCGAGGAGGCCTACCGGCTGGCCGACACCTTCGCCGCCGAGCACGTGCAGATCCTCACCGCCGACCCCCGGCGCGCCCTGGAGGAGATGACCGACTACGGTGCGCTCTTCCTCGGCGAGGGCACGTGCGTCTCCTACGGCGACAAGGTGATCGGCACCAACCACGTGCTGCCCACCCGGGGAGCGGCCCGCTACACCGGCGGGCTGTGGGTCGGCAAGTACCTGAAGACGGTGACCTACCAGGAGGTCCGGGACCCGGCGGCCAGCGTCGACCTGGGGCGGCTGTGCGGGCGCGCCTCCCGGGTCGAGCTGTTCGAGGGGCACGCGCGCTCCGGCGACGTGCGCGCGGCCAAGTACGCGGGGGACCCCCTTCCCTGGGCACCAGAGCAGGGCGCGGCCTACGCACGGGGTGCGGAGGGGCGGTCGTGA
- a CDS encoding SDR family NAD(P)-dependent oxidoreductase — MTGALAGRTALVTGGGSGLGRAIAKAIAAEGARVVVAGRTRERLEAVAAELPPGRGRAAHCDVSDPGSVAALRRELAGEDVSILVNNAGVAGPVAPLTEIAPQEWDAVFAANVRGVYLVCRAFLPAMAEAGRGDVINVASVSGKRPLARRTPYCASKMAVIGLSTTLAAEVGPLGVSVNTLSPGPVEGERMRRNFRLEAERTGTDEATAEAAFVSRSALGRMVTEEEVGAAAAAMLRMPGLCAADIDLSAGMVAR; from the coding sequence GTGACCGGCGCGCTCGCCGGGCGCACGGCCCTGGTCACCGGAGGGGGCAGCGGACTGGGCCGGGCCATCGCGAAGGCGATCGCGGCGGAAGGGGCGCGGGTCGTCGTGGCCGGCCGCACCCGGGAGCGGCTGGAGGCGGTCGCCGCCGAGCTGCCGCCGGGGCGCGGCCGGGCCGCGCACTGCGACGTCTCCGACCCCGGATCGGTGGCCGCGCTCCGCCGAGAACTGGCCGGCGAGGACGTGTCGATCCTGGTGAACAACGCGGGGGTGGCCGGCCCGGTGGCCCCGCTCACCGAGATCGCCCCGCAGGAGTGGGACGCGGTGTTCGCGGCCAACGTGCGCGGCGTCTACCTGGTGTGCCGCGCCTTCCTGCCGGCCATGGCCGAGGCCGGCCGGGGCGACGTCATCAACGTCGCCTCGGTCAGCGGCAAGCGCCCGCTGGCCCGGCGCACCCCCTACTGCGCCTCCAAGATGGCGGTCATCGGGCTGAGCACGACCCTGGCCGCGGAGGTCGGGCCGCTCGGGGTGTCGGTCAACACCCTGTCCCCCGGACCGGTGGAGGGGGAGCGGATGCGCCGCAACTTCCGGCTGGAGGCCGAGCGGACCGGGACCGACGAGGCGACCGCCGAGGCCGCGTTCGTCTCCCGGTCGGCGCTGGGCCGGATGGTCACCGAGGAGGAGGTCGGCGCGGCGGCCGCCGCGATGCTGCGGATGCCGGGGCTGTGCGCCGCCGACATCGACCTGTCGGCGGGGATGGTGGCCCGGTGA
- a CDS encoding carbohydrate ABC transporter permease, translating into MSGATAAPRSRAERLRDMRRGYLHLAPALLVIALTTLYPLGSALATSFREWRINETRAPQEFVGLDQYAKAFSDDAFLNSAWVTVQFTVASVVLSVGLGLVMALILNRPSKLSSLTKALLILPFAVAPALKGFSWRFMLNPDYGVYDAMLGAVFPFLDGYDWLGSPTGALLVLVLTEVWGWAPLIALMLLGGLGSISPEIRSAAQMDGANAWQEFWRITFPLLRPLLLIVVFLKAVFSVKFFDQVVTVTDGGPGRATETLNYYVYAQGFTFLDIGYASAVSWILVVVLGALAALYLIAMARQEAR; encoded by the coding sequence ATGAGCGGGGCGACGGCGGCCCCGCGCAGCCGGGCCGAGCGGCTGCGCGACATGCGCCGCGGCTACCTGCACCTCGCGCCCGCCCTGCTGGTAATCGCACTGACCACGCTCTACCCGCTGGGATCGGCGCTGGCCACGAGCTTCCGCGAGTGGCGGATCAACGAGACGCGCGCCCCGCAGGAGTTCGTCGGCCTCGACCAGTACGCCAAGGCCTTCTCCGACGATGCATTCCTCAACAGCGCCTGGGTGACCGTCCAGTTCACCGTGGCCTCCGTGGTGCTCTCCGTGGGGCTGGGGCTGGTCATGGCGCTCATCCTGAACCGGCCTTCGAAGCTGAGCTCGCTGACCAAGGCGCTGCTCATCCTGCCCTTCGCCGTGGCGCCAGCCCTCAAGGGCTTCTCCTGGCGCTTCATGCTCAACCCCGACTACGGGGTGTACGACGCCATGCTCGGGGCCGTCTTCCCGTTCCTCGACGGCTACGACTGGCTCGGCTCCCCCACCGGCGCCCTGCTGGTCCTGGTGCTCACCGAGGTGTGGGGCTGGGCCCCGCTGATCGCGCTGATGCTGCTGGGCGGGCTCGGTTCGATCTCACCGGAGATCCGCTCCGCCGCCCAGATGGACGGGGCCAACGCCTGGCAGGAGTTCTGGCGGATCACCTTCCCCCTGCTGCGTCCGCTGCTGCTCATCGTGGTCTTCCTCAAGGCGGTGTTCTCGGTGAAGTTCTTCGACCAGGTCGTCACGGTCACCGACGGCGGACCGGGCCGCGCCACCGAGACCCTCAACTACTACGTCTACGCCCAGGGCTTCACCTTCCTCGACATCGGCTACGCGTCGGCCGTCTCCTGGATCCTCGTCGTCGTGCTGGGCGCACTCGCGGCGCTCTACCTGATCGCCATGGCCCGACAGGAGGCGAGATGA
- a CDS encoding cupin domain-containing protein, with protein MLDAEPVSGEELERRTIRRSEFVSCNQAFIDCRTPGSDRKQNYSMIGKGVSQSADQFINLQEPHGFNIGAAAMPNGVTNNLHLHFTAEVFLCFRGRYLLRWGARGDEGELLLREGEIASIPTWAFRGFTNTGPDDGILFTALGRDDTGGIIWGPSVLEEAAGHGLHLSAEGELIDTVAGGSIEGVPLTEPISEEQIAALRPYSVDEMRRRVATETDLDWSGDAFLGSRLPGGGAEFAPVIGYGLTEDRYQEPVIHNPHGFTVGRLRGRPEQGVPAHRHDATQVLMVESGEWEVTVNRGEPLTVRLGPWDMLSVPPGSWRSVRAVAGAADGGPANLVAVTGGDGRVRLEWDEQVVKAAVEAGRAIDHDGYLAPAALVPGAPGR; from the coding sequence ATGCTCGACGCAGAACCGGTGTCCGGCGAGGAACTCGAGCGCCGCACGATCCGCCGCAGCGAGTTCGTCTCGTGCAACCAGGCGTTCATCGACTGCCGGACCCCGGGATCCGATCGCAAGCAGAACTACTCGATGATCGGCAAGGGCGTGTCGCAGAGCGCCGACCAGTTCATCAACCTGCAGGAACCGCACGGCTTCAACATCGGTGCCGCGGCCATGCCCAACGGCGTCACCAACAACCTGCACCTGCACTTCACCGCCGAGGTCTTCCTCTGCTTCCGCGGCCGGTACCTGCTGCGCTGGGGCGCCCGGGGGGACGAGGGCGAGCTGCTGCTCCGCGAGGGGGAGATCGCCTCGATCCCGACCTGGGCCTTCCGCGGCTTCACCAACACCGGACCGGACGACGGCATCCTCTTCACCGCGCTCGGCCGGGACGACACCGGGGGCATCATCTGGGGGCCGTCGGTGCTGGAGGAGGCGGCCGGGCACGGCCTCCACCTCTCCGCCGAGGGCGAGCTGATCGACACCGTGGCGGGCGGCTCCATCGAGGGCGTACCGCTCACCGAGCCCATCAGCGAGGAGCAGATCGCCGCGCTGCGCCCCTACAGCGTCGATGAGATGCGGCGCCGGGTGGCGACCGAGACCGATCTCGACTGGTCCGGCGACGCCTTCCTGGGCTCCCGGCTGCCGGGCGGGGGCGCCGAGTTCGCCCCGGTCATCGGCTACGGGCTGACCGAGGACCGGTACCAGGAACCGGTGATCCACAACCCGCACGGCTTCACCGTCGGACGGCTGCGCGGCCGCCCGGAGCAGGGCGTGCCCGCCCACCGGCACGACGCGACCCAGGTCCTCATGGTGGAGAGCGGAGAGTGGGAGGTCACCGTCAACCGGGGCGAGCCGCTCACCGTGCGGCTCGGGCCGTGGGACATGCTCTCGGTCCCGCCCGGTTCCTGGCGCTCGGTCCGGGCCGTCGCCGGCGCGGCGGACGGCGGGCCCGCGAACCTGGTGGCGGTCACCGGCGGCGACGGGCGGGTCCGGCTCGAATGGGACGAGCAGGTCGTCAAGGCCGCCGTCGAGGCGGGCAGGGCGATCGACCACGACGGCTACCTCGCACCGGCGGCGCTGGTGCCCGGAGCCCCGGGCCGATGA
- a CDS encoding LacI family DNA-binding transcriptional regulator yields the protein MAITSHDVARLAGVSQATVSRALRGDPLVAEATKAKVRKAADALGYVPSAAGRSLVTRRSKRIGVVITDLANPFYPHLVSPLHEEMERHGYRMVVFAEHSEGDIAAEQLLDGSIDGVVLLTSTTDSTLPAELDRRRLPFAFLNREGLAKAGDAAVVDNLQGGRTAAELLVELGHRRIAAVFGPENTSTGRDREAGFRQALSEAGVGLARSAVRHGPFEFETGYRGLTEILTASPRPTALFCGNDVIAIGALNAALRAGISVPDELTVVGFDDIPMASWEAFRLTTIGHDVALMAATAARLLIERIEGGAKAPGARREIVPTRLVERATHAHPPR from the coding sequence GTGGCCATCACCAGCCACGACGTGGCCAGGCTGGCCGGAGTGTCGCAGGCCACGGTGTCGAGGGCGCTGCGCGGCGACCCGCTCGTCGCCGAGGCCACCAAGGCGAAGGTGCGCAAGGCCGCGGACGCGCTGGGGTACGTGCCCAGCGCCGCCGGGCGCAGCCTGGTGACCCGGCGCTCCAAGCGGATCGGCGTGGTCATCACCGACCTGGCCAACCCCTTCTACCCGCACCTGGTGAGCCCGCTGCACGAGGAGATGGAGCGGCACGGCTACCGGATGGTGGTTTTCGCCGAGCACTCCGAGGGCGACATCGCCGCCGAGCAGCTCCTCGACGGCTCGATCGACGGGGTCGTGCTCCTCACCAGCACGACCGACTCCACGCTCCCGGCCGAGCTGGACCGGCGCAGACTGCCCTTCGCCTTCCTCAACCGGGAAGGGCTGGCCAAGGCCGGCGACGCGGCCGTGGTGGACAACCTCCAGGGCGGGCGCACCGCCGCGGAGCTGCTGGTCGAGCTGGGCCACCGCAGGATCGCCGCCGTCTTCGGCCCGGAGAACACCTCGACCGGGCGCGACCGCGAAGCCGGGTTCCGCCAGGCGCTCTCCGAGGCCGGCGTCGGCCTGGCCCGCTCAGCCGTCCGGCACGGCCCCTTCGAGTTCGAGACCGGGTACCGAGGGCTGACCGAGATCCTCACCGCCTCCCCCCGGCCGACCGCCCTGTTCTGCGGCAACGACGTCATCGCCATCGGCGCGCTGAACGCCGCGCTGCGCGCGGGGATATCCGTCCCGGACGAGCTGACCGTGGTCGGCTTCGACGACATCCCGATGGCGTCCTGGGAGGCCTTCCGCCTGACCACGATCGGGCACGACGTGGCGCTGATGGCCGCGACCGCGGCCCGGCTGCTGATCGAGCGGATCGAGGGCGGCGCCAAGGCCCCTGGAGCGCGCCGGGAGATCGTCCCGACGCGGCTGGTGGAGCGGGCCACCCACGCCCACCCGCCCCGCTGA
- a CDS encoding HpcH/HpaI aldolase family protein: MSAPPGPLRSRIAAGERPLGALLRMPGEEPVEMLGTAGFDFVLIDCEHGPADVADLRRHIAAAQVHGMAVLVRVGADEPALALRALDHGAAGIVVPHVDGPRDAERAVRAVRHPPLGDRGFATYGRAGGYGTVPAAEHLRRAEADVLLIVMAESEQGCDRAKEVLAVPGVDGVLVGPADLAVSMGEPGGQDGPRVRAAVDRVHREAAAAGRIRMDITGGAPAVRAAYASGADLVVVNLTRVLMDLFTGLASGPRPGGDGARGR; this comes from the coding sequence GTGAGCGCCCCGCCGGGTCCGCTGCGGTCCCGGATCGCCGCGGGGGAGCGCCCGCTGGGCGCGCTGCTCCGGATGCCCGGCGAGGAACCGGTGGAGATGCTCGGCACCGCCGGCTTCGACTTCGTGCTGATCGACTGCGAGCACGGCCCCGCCGACGTCGCGGACCTGCGCCGGCACATCGCGGCGGCGCAGGTGCACGGCATGGCGGTCCTGGTCAGGGTCGGCGCGGACGAGCCGGCGCTGGCGCTGCGCGCCCTCGACCACGGCGCGGCGGGGATCGTCGTGCCGCACGTGGACGGCCCGCGGGACGCGGAGCGTGCGGTGCGCGCCGTCCGCCACCCGCCGCTGGGCGACCGCGGCTTCGCCACCTACGGGCGGGCCGGCGGCTACGGCACCGTGCCCGCGGCCGAGCACCTGCGCCGTGCCGAGGCCGACGTCCTGCTCATCGTGATGGCGGAGTCGGAGCAGGGCTGCGACCGGGCGAAGGAGGTCCTGGCCGTGCCGGGGGTCGACGGCGTCCTGGTCGGCCCCGCCGACCTCGCGGTGTCGATGGGGGAGCCCGGCGGGCAGGACGGCCCCCGGGTGCGCGCCGCGGTGGACCGGGTGCACCGGGAGGCCGCCGCAGCGGGCCGGATCCGGATGGACATCACCGGCGGCGCTCCAGCGGTGCGGGCGGCCTACGCCTCCGGCGCCGACCTGGTCGTGGTCAACCTGACCCGGGTCCTGATGGACCTCTTCACCGGCCTGGCCTCCGGCCCCAGGCCCGGCGGGGACGGGGCGCGGGGCCGCTGA
- a CDS encoding carbohydrate ABC transporter permease: protein MSGTTVSPGRRASPPAGPPPTAPRRPAPPRPRRFGIGSLLRTAAILAILFFLLFPIAWLMITAFKPEREVFSASVLFTPSLENFAAVFTGDNSIAPSLVNSVIVSVATTVISVPLALLAAYAFSRYRFPGSRSLMLAIVLTQFIPGVAIAIPFLTVFRDLGMLDTHAALVIVNLSLTVPYNTWLLKGFVDGLPYAIEEAAHIDGCGQVALLWRVITPLAAPGIFVAAVFSFLLSWNEFLFPTFLARVEASTLPVALMTLDRPEGVAWGPMAATGMLVMVPMLIMATLVRRHFAQGMTMGAVK, encoded by the coding sequence ATGAGCGGAACCACCGTGTCCCCGGGGCGGAGGGCGAGCCCGCCCGCCGGCCCGCCCCCCACCGCGCCCCGCCGCCCCGCGCCGCCGCGCCCCCGCAGGTTCGGGATCGGGTCGCTGCTGCGCACCGCGGCCATCCTGGCGATCCTGTTCTTCCTGCTGTTCCCGATCGCCTGGCTGATGATCACCGCGTTCAAGCCGGAGCGCGAGGTGTTCTCCGCATCGGTGCTGTTCACCCCGTCACTGGAGAACTTCGCGGCCGTGTTCACCGGCGACAACAGCATCGCCCCGTCGCTGGTGAACAGTGTGATCGTCTCGGTGGCGACCACGGTGATCTCGGTGCCGCTGGCGCTGCTCGCCGCCTACGCGTTCTCCCGCTACCGGTTCCCCGGCTCCAGGTCGCTGATGCTGGCGATCGTGCTCACCCAGTTCATCCCGGGGGTGGCCATCGCCATCCCGTTCCTGACGGTCTTCCGCGACCTGGGGATGCTGGACACCCACGCCGCGCTGGTGATCGTGAACCTCAGCCTGACCGTTCCCTACAACACCTGGCTGCTCAAGGGGTTCGTGGACGGCCTGCCGTACGCGATCGAGGAGGCCGCCCACATCGACGGCTGCGGCCAGGTCGCCCTGCTGTGGCGGGTCATCACGCCGCTGGCCGCGCCCGGGATCTTCGTCGCCGCCGTGTTCTCCTTCCTGCTGTCCTGGAACGAGTTCCTCTTCCCCACCTTCCTGGCCCGGGTCGAGGCGTCCACGCTGCCGGTGGCGCTGATGACCCTGGATCGCCCGGAGGGCGTGGCCTGGGGGCCGATGGCCGCCACCGGGATGCTCGTCATGGTGCCGATGCTGATCATGGCCACGCTGGTCCGCAGGCACTTCGCCCAGGGAATGACGATGGGAGCCGTGAAATGA
- a CDS encoding alpha/beta fold hydrolase, with the protein MSTPVVLVPGMLCDPGLWAPVRGRVAAPVLDAAIDASTIGGMADQVLAAAPERFVLTGLSLGAIVGFEVLNRAPERVAGFCAISTNAAAPRPDQYAAWRTMAERTRSGGFGEVVRDELLPAMFAEAAPAAEQAEAFTGMAHRVGPEAFLRQLAAQATRTDAGPSLARVRCPTAVICGAADALCPPRVNRAVADAVPGALFRILPGAGHLCTLTHGRQVAGVLGELLAAVEGPSLHPRPAGLRGIRG; encoded by the coding sequence ATGAGCACCCCGGTCGTCCTCGTCCCGGGCATGCTCTGCGACCCGGGCCTGTGGGCGCCGGTCCGCGGCCGGGTCGCGGCCCCGGTACTGGACGCCGCGATCGACGCCTCCACCATCGGCGGGATGGCCGACCAGGTCCTCGCCGCGGCGCCGGAGCGGTTCGTGCTCACCGGCCTGAGCCTGGGGGCCATCGTCGGCTTCGAGGTGCTGAACCGGGCGCCGGAGCGGGTGGCCGGGTTCTGCGCGATCTCGACCAACGCCGCGGCGCCCCGGCCGGACCAGTACGCGGCCTGGCGCACCATGGCCGAGCGGACCCGCTCCGGCGGGTTCGGCGAGGTCGTCCGGGACGAGCTGCTGCCCGCGATGTTCGCCGAGGCCGCGCCGGCCGCGGAGCAGGCGGAGGCGTTCACCGGCATGGCGCACCGGGTCGGTCCGGAGGCGTTCCTGCGCCAGCTGGCGGCGCAGGCCACCCGGACCGATGCCGGGCCGTCGCTGGCCCGGGTGCGCTGCCCGACCGCCGTGATCTGCGGCGCGGCCGACGCACTGTGCCCGCCGCGCGTCAATCGTGCCGTCGCCGACGCCGTCCCGGGGGCGCTGTTCCGCATCCTCCCCGGCGCCGGCCACCTGTGCACCCTCACCCACGGCCGCCAGGTGGCCGGGGTCCTCGGCGAGCTGCTCGCGGCGGTCGAGGGCCCCTCCCTCCACCCCCGCCCCGCCGGCCTCCGGGGGATCCGCGGCTGA